From Candidatus Polarisedimenticolaceae bacterium, the proteins below share one genomic window:
- a CDS encoding metalloregulator ArsR/SmtB family transcription factor, with translation MSQATESAWIALADPTRRAIVERLTRGPTRVTDIAAPFDMTLNAVSKHIKVLEAAGLVRRTRQGREHTIELDPQPLREVTHWASRMERFWTERLDRIERFFEEKRKRK, from the coding sequence ATGAGCCAAGCCACCGAATCAGCCTGGATCGCGCTGGCGGACCCGACGCGGCGGGCGATCGTCGAGCGTCTGACGCGAGGCCCGACCCGCGTCACCGACATCGCGGCGCCGTTCGACATGACGCTCAATGCCGTGTCGAAGCACATCAAGGTGCTCGAGGCCGCCGGTCTCGTGCGGCGGACGCGGCAAGGTCGCGAGCACACGATCGAGCTCGATCCCCAGCCCCTGCGCGAGGTCACGCACTGGGCATCTCGGATGGAACGGTTCTGGACCGAACGGCTCGATCGCATCGAGCGGTTCTTC